The Streptomyces halobius genomic interval CTGTGCCGCACCGAGCACATGTTCCTCGGCGAGCGGCGCGAGATGGTCGAGCGCCTCATCCTCGCCCACACCGACGCCGACCGGGATGCCGCGCTCGCCGAGCTGCTGCCGCTCCAGCAGGCCGACTTCACCGAGCTGTTCGAGGCGATGGACGGGCTGCCGGTGACCGTACGGCTGCTGGACCCGCCGCTGCACGAGTTCCTGCCCGACATCACCGACCTGTCGGTACGCGTCGCGCTGGCCGAGGCCCGCCACGAGAAGCACGAGAACGACCTGCGCCTCCTGCAGGCCGTGCACAAGCTGCACGAGCAGAACCCGATGCTGGGTCTGCGCGGTGTCCGTCTCGGCCTGGTCATTCCCGGTCTGTTCGCCATGCAGGTACGGGCGATCGCCGAGGCGGCCGCCGAGCGCAAGAACGCCAAGGGTGACCCGCGCGCCGAGATCATGATCCCCCTGGTCGGCACCGTCCAGGAGCTGGAGATCGTCCGGGAGGAGGCGGAGCAGGTCATCGCCGAGGTGGAGCAGGCGCGCGGGGTCAGTCTCAAGCTCACCCTCGGCACCATGATCGAGCTGCCCCGCGCCGCGCTGACGGCCGGTCAGATCGCCGAGTCCGCCGACTTCTTCTCCTTCGGTACGAACGACCTCACGCAAACCGTCTGGGGCTTCTCCCGCGACGACGTCGAGGCCAGCTTCTTCACCGCCTACCTGGAGAAGGGCATCTTCGGCGTCAGCCCGTTCGAGACCATCGACAAGGACGGCGTGGGCTCGCTGGTTCGCAGCGCCGCCGCGGCCGGCCGGGTCACCCGCCCGGACCTCAAGCTCGGGGTCTGCGGTGAGCACGGCGGCGACCCGGAGTCCGTCCACTTCTTCCACGAGGTGGGCCTGGACTACGTCTCCTGCTCCCCGTTCCGCATCCCGGTCGCACGACTGGAGGCGGGCCGCGCGGCCGCGGAGGCGAAGGGCAGCGACAGCCGCTGACCCGTAGGGGCCGCCACGTGCGCCGTGGCACCCCGGCAAGACCACCGGAGCCGGCACTGTATGGCACCCGACCCTCAGCCTCGCTGTCGGCTCCGGTACCTCAACGAGGGCGGGACCTGTGCGGAGGTCCCGCCCTCGCTTTTTCTCCGGACTCCCCCCTCGGGAGCTGCCGCCATCCCAGTCGGCGGGGGAAGGCGGCCTTCAACGGATCTGCTGAGCGGTCGGTTATTTGCCCATCACCCCCCACGGGATCGAGCAAGCCGTTCCGTTCGCACCGCCGTTGAATTGAGTACAGCATTCCTGCCACCCGCCCGGTGGCGCGACCCGTTTCAACTCTGGCCAAAAGGGCATGGTGACCGCGCGTGTTGGCGTGCATACTCAGGCGTGCCGGGGGCCGAGTAGGAAAACCTAGTGTGGGGGTTCGGTGTTACGCGTCCATTTCAGTGGACTCGATCTGGCACGCGTGCGGATTGCCGCACGCCCTGACGCGCTGTGGGAGACCGTCTTAAGTTTTCACCGACTACGCGACCGACGTGACGATTCGGCGTTCGGGAAATGGCGCGCGGAAACCCGCGGAAGGTTGAATGGCGAAGCTCGTCTGCTGGCTCCGCTCGTTCCCACCCGCGGCTATTTTCCCGATTTCCTGACGCCCGCCGAAGGGCTCCTCGGCATGGACGAGGCGCTGTCCGCGCTGCGCGAGACACCCGCCGCCCGCCTGCACGACGAGCTCTCCCGCCTCTCCACCGCCCGCCCGCTGCCGTCCTGGATACGGGCCATGGCCGAGGGGGAGACGCGTCCGCTGGGCCGGCTCGCAGGAACGCTTCAGCGCTACTACGAGGCGGCCGTCGCCCCGTACTGGCCACGCGTACAGGGCCGTATCGAGGCCGACCGGGCCACCCGGGGCAGGGCGCTCCTCGACGGCGGCGCGGACCGGCTGCTGGCCTCGCTTCCGCCGATGCTGCGCTGGCGCGCGCCCGTCCTGGAGGCGGACTACCCCGTGGACCGCGACCTGCATCTCAACGGCCGCGGCCTGCTCCTGCTGCCCTCCTACTTCTGCCGCCGCACCCCGGTCACCTACCACAACCCGGAGCTGACGCCTGTCCTCGTCTACCCCGTCGAGCATCAGGCGCCCCGGCTGACACCACCGCCCCCGCCCGAACGCTCCCTGGGGCGGCTGGTCGGCCAGACCCGCTCCGCGATCCTCCAGGGCATCGGCGTCGGCTGCACCACCAGCGAACTCGCCCGCCGCGTCGACGTCTCCCTGGCCTCTGCCAGCCAGCACGCGACGGTCCTGCGAGAGGCCGGCCTCCTGGTCACTCTGCGCCAGGGCAACGCGGTGCTGCACACCCTCACCCCACTGGGCGCGGCCCTGCTACGCGGGGCGAGGCCGCCGGAGGGGGCGGCATTGGAGAGGTTGGGGTGAGGGGGCGTGGGGGAGGCGGTTTTGACGCGGGCGTGGGCGGGGGGCGGTTGGTCGTACGGGCGGTGCGGCCGTACGGCGGCCGCCCGGCGGGTGGCGGATACGGCCGCCGGGGCGCTTAATTCGGCCGGTCGCCGGCGATTGCGACGCGTTCCGCGAGCCGGGCGGTGCGGGGCGTAGTCATTGACCGCGTAATGCTGAGTGGCGCGGTTGTCCCGGAACGCAACATCTCCCGCCCGCCAGCGGAACCGAATCTGAAATTCCGGAACGTGCGCCCGCTGGAACAACAGCCGTAACAGCCGATCGCTCTCGGCTTCCTCACGTACCAGGATCTCGCGTACCAGGATCTCAAGTCCCAGCATCCCAAGTCCCACGATCCGAGTTGTGAACGAAACATTGACGAATAGCATCCGCCGCCCCGTCTCCGGAAGACGGCATACCACTCTCCGGATGACGGCCGTACCACCGCATGGTCAACGGGTGGAACTCGCCCTGAAATAGCGAGAGTTGAGCCGACGGGCAGAAGCGGCAGAAGCCCGGCGGACAGTCGTGCACGGCGGTTGCCCTGTCGATCGCCCCGTCGGTCCACTCCTTGCTGTCCGGCGCGAGATTGACATACGCCGCCGCCGTATCGGCCCACATCGTGTCGCCGCCCGTCGGCGGCACCTCGCGCCGGGCAGGCGCCGGGCCCTACCGCCCGGAACCGGCCTTCCACGAGGGCGCATCGGAACAACCCCCATGAGGCCGGGCCGAGCCGAAGTGTCGGACCGTCGGGATCTTTGGAGTCGCGTACGGCGACGGTATGGGGGATGTTGGTGGCGACCTCGACGCACACGTCTTCGTGATCGCTATGGCTGGACTTCCGGAAGGTCGAACTCCGACATGGCTCAGAGTCCTTGGCTGAGATGTCTGATGAACGCTCGCGAATCGCTCTCGCTGCGGGCTTGCTGTGCGATTCCTTCGAACAGCTCATCATGCTCGGCAGCTCCCTCTCCGTCTTCCAGCCACGGAGGACGGCGAGGGACCTGGATGTAGGCCACGTCCATCGCTCCGGGTCCGGCGAACGAGAGGACGCTGAAGCCGCAGCAAACGGACCGCCCGCCTGATCGCCGAATGGAGCAAGCGGCCAACCGGCCGACAACTCCCGCCTGTTGCTGTCCGAACTGGCCACCAACGCCGTCCTCACTGCGGCGTACGCGGTTGCCTCTTCCGCATACGCCTCCCCCTCACCGACTCCGTACTCCGCATCGCCGTCACCGACGCCCGCGGCGAACTCCTCCTGGCCCCGCGCGAGTCCGCACCCGACGCCCCGCACGGCAGGGGCTTACATCTGGTCCGTACGCTAGCCGCCCACGTGGGCATTCATGTGCTCGACATCGGCAAGATGGCCTGGTGCGAACTGGACCTCAAGCAGAGCCGGATCACATAAGTTCGGCCGCGAAACGCGATAGCGCCTCTACGAGGCCGCTTGGTGTTGCCGACTGTGCCGACCTTGCGGACGCTGCTGGCGGTAGAGGGCGATGGCGCTCTCGGTGGGCAAGTTGGGGACGGTGACCGTTTCACCGGTGCCCTCGGCCACACGAACTTCGCGCCACCCGGCGGGGTTGGGCTGAGGCCGGCCTGTCGCGTGGTCACCCGCTCCGGCGACTGCGGCGGTGCGCCCGTGGGCATCCACGAGAACACTGCAGTGTGCCTGTGCACCTCACGCAGAATCGACGCACCGGCCGTCCCGGACGGATCAAGCAGGTAGGCCGACCGGCCTCCAGGGCGATGGGAATGCCACCAGTCGCTGACGGCGGTGATGGCCTCAGAGGCTGAGGTGCTTTCTGAAGCACTTTCGTGGTTCGTCATTGCGTTCCCACTGTCGCGTCGATCCGCCACTGCGCCACCTGATTTCCCGTCAAGGCCCGGCTCGCCTACGTCGTATGACCCGTAACGGCGGAATCGCTGTTCATCGGTGGACGTGCCGGCGTCGGCAAACAACGGTCATCGACATCATCCGCACGGCAATGTGACATGGCCACAGGCTTGGCGGCGAGGCCGGACGCGCGTTGGTTCGATGGCTGATTCACGAGCCGCTGATGGATTCTGCTCGCGGATGAACTGAGGTGAGGACGGGGCGCAGCCCGGCCCTCACCTGAGGTAGGAGTACCGCCTCCGTCAGTAGGATCCGAGATCGTCCAGGTCGCCTTCGAAAACCTCGTCCCAGTGATCACCGGTTTCTGTTGCGGGGTCGATATCCTCGGCCCATTCCCGGAGACTCCACCGGGCGTCCAGGGCTTCGGCGAGAGTGGGCAACCAGCTCATGCGGTACTCGCAGTACAGTCCCAGCACCGTGAGGAATTGAGGAATACTGCTGGCCAAGAGAACTGTGGAATAACCGCTCTCCGTGTCCTGGAGGACTGACCCGCTCGATCCGTCCAGCACCACGGCTCCACCCATCCATGACCCGAGTCGGTAGAACGGACCGTCGGCCTCTGGTTCCGTGGCGTCGTCGGGCCAGACGAATTCCAGCAGTCCCTGCTCGTCTAGAGGGAGGGTGGAGAGAAACGGGATCTGTCCGGTCAGGTAAGGCATGCCGACCGTGGTCAAGAACTCTCGGGCCGCAGTATTACGCAGCCCGTCGGGCAGGGCGGCGTCACCGATGGTTCGGCAACTTCCGGTACCGAATACCTTTTCCAGCCACGACTGCGATGGGGCATTTTCGGCGAGTGCCTCATCGGGGCACTGCCAGGTGGCGGCACTCGTGACCGGTCCGAGGTATGGGCCGGTACCCCATCTGCCGGTCTCAGAGTCGGCCGTGTGCAGCACGTCAACGGCGTAAAGTCCGCCTTGCCCACCCACCACCCAGCGCCCTCGTCCCGCAGGTTTGGTGCGCCTGTTTATATCCGGCGTTCTGGGTGCCGGCCGGGCCGCGTCCTCCTGAAACTCCGTCGGTGGGCTCGTCGTGTCCTGGGTATGCGGAACTCGCACCACCGTCTCGGTGCCTACTTCGATGCCGTCGTCGAGAGTGAAGGCCCGTTCCACATACTGCTCATTCAACGGTCCGCCCATGTCGTCGTACTGGACGACCCTCCGCATGACGGCGACCGGAACCTCACCCCTGCGTTGAATTCGCACCTGGTCCACGCGGCCTACTTCGCCTTCGATCGTGCCGAAGACACCGTACGGTCGGTGATGGGACCAAAGTGTCCGCCAAGGCATTTCGACTCCGGTGCGGGCGAGTCCATCCGCGACGTCATGCAGCCCACGGTTCACTGCTGCCCAGTGCAACCAGGAAACCCATTCGCCATGCGAGAGGGGATCAACTCGCTGCGTTTCCAGGTAATGGATATCCGCTGCGAGAGTTCCCTGTGGTACGCCCATCGGCCAGCCCGCCGCGAGCCCTTGCAGCAGCCCGTAGCGTTCGACACCGGCAAGCTTTTCGCCATCGGACAGCAATTCATCAAGGGCGCCACCGAGCGCGGCGTGCAGAGGCAATGCCTGAGCGGCGTACCGAGCCAGCGGGGAAGCAGGGGTGGTATGCAGGGAGAGATAGCGGAAAACGCGTCGCTGATCCGTGGCGGAGATGGCGCTTTCCTCCCGAGCCATCAATCGCACCGCTGGGTCAATGAAACCAACGTTTTCGATGCCCTCTTCGTCGACTTCTACGGAGAGGTGGTCCGGGTACTGGGCGATGAGTTCGCGCAGCTCGCCCTCATTTTCGTCGGGCTGGTACTCCAGGGCATTGCACAGCGCTGCCCATACAGGGAAGGAAACCCTGGGCGTCTCGGCTGTTGCGAGGAGCTGAGCGGCGCGCTGTTGCCATATCGCACCTGTCTCACGGTTGCGCTCGACCTCGTGGTCGCGCCCGGGCCCATTCGTCCTGGCGCCGTCACCAGTGAGTACTTCCGGCAGGTGTCGACGATGGGGGACGCGAGTGCGCTCGATGTCGCCTTCCACTACGGCCCGCAGGCACCGGCGATCGTCGCTGCCGAAGCGCTCCGCAACCATACGCAGCACACGCCGGGGCTCCGTCGATGTGATAGTGCGGCCGGCCCATTGGGCGTTGGCCAGCAACACGACCGCATCGCGGCTGATGAGCCCTTGTGCATCCCAGAGACTTGATCGTCGCTCACTGGCATCTTCTGGAGACACCCCCAGCCCCAGCAGTACCTGCCGTACGACTTCCTCGGCGCTCAGGTGGAGGCAGTCGACGAACACAGCATCGGTCATGTGTCGACGGACGTTGTCCAGCACCGGACCCGCACCCGAACCGGTCACTTCCCGCAATACGAGCACGCCGCCCTTGCGTCGCGGCTCGCTGAGCCAAGCATCCAGCTCCGGAAGAGCTGTTGGAGGTGAGCCCACGTTCTTGCTCTCCGATCGACGTCATGGGGTTGTCTGGGGCGGCACTACACCGGCGTCCTTGGCCCGTGCCGCAGCCATCCAGATGCGCAGCAACTCACCACGGTACTGGCTCATGTCTCGGTCGAACTCCTCCTTCACGCGGGCACGGTCCGGGTTTCCGGCGGCTCGCGCAGCGGCTTCCATCTGTTTGGCCTCCTTGAGTTCCTCCCGTGCCTCCCTGAGTCGGGCGCGGTCCTCCTTCAGGGTGTCGCTGCCCTCCTGCTTGGATTTCTCCACAGCCGACTTGGCTTCGTTAACCTTTTGCTCCGCCTCGGCCAGATTTGCTCGTGGACCAACTTCTCCGTCGGTCGGTCCCTTCCGGTAGCCGATTCCGTAGTCGACAATCAGAGGATTCTTCGGCTGGCCTTCGGGGACCGCGAGGCCCCGTTTGATGCGGGCCCTATTGCTACGGGCCCGCCCGTCGGTGTCCCGGTCCATTTCGTGCGTCAGGTAGTCGGAGCAGTTTGCTCCGCCGGTGCCGGTTTTATCTCCGCAGGGCTCGAATTCGGTATACATCCGTACGGCCTTGAAGCGATCGCCATGCTTCTCCTCGACCTGCCGTGCCCACTCGCCCAGATGGGGCTCGGAGTGATCGTGGTGATGCTCCGAACTACCAGGAATGGACGAGTCGATGACGTAGTGGATGTCGACCAAATTCCCATCCTTGTCACGCTCCTCCATCATCAGAACGGCATAATTCTTTCCGGACATATCAGGCTGGAGTACGCCCTGTCCGTGCCTGCTGCGCAGGTCGAGAAAATCATTGTCGATCTTCTCGACAGCGCTGTCCGTCGCGTTCTTGCCCCCCGCTTCCTGGCGCACTGCATATGCGCGAGCGTCCGCAGAGGGGCCCTGGCCGCCTACCACATGGCTCTCGTGCAGGGCGTGTCCCGGCTTCGACGAGGTGCCTTCAGGGGCGGCGGCCTTGGTCCTTCCCGGGTCCATGGAGACAGGGCTTTCTCCGACCGCGTGTGCCCCGTGGTACGCCGAACTCAAACGTCCGATCCCACCGATAACGGCGAGCTGAGTGCCCTCGTCGAGTTCATCGAAGCCCTTGAGGAGCTGGCGTAGCCTATTGAACGTGATCTTGCCGTTGGCATGAGCTTCTTCGGCGGCGCGATAGAGGGAACCGTCGTTGGCCCAAGCGCGTAGTGGCGTGAGGGCTCCCTCAAGGCCCACCTGGCGTACATCGTGCGATTCGCGGAGCCGACGTTGTGAGTCTTCGCCAAGTTGGCCGTAATGACGTTGGTCGCCATCTTGCGTCTCGCCGAATTGAGCAGATCCGCGCGTACGCTCCTGGTCGAACTTGGAACCATCTCCTGTGGCGCCGGCAGGTTCGGCGGCCGGGCGGCGGTTGTTCTCGGTGGCGTGGTCGTCGGTGCTTTTGCCGCCGGTGGGGTGGTCGTTGAGGGGGTGGCGGTTGGCGTCGAGGGGGATGGCGTGGACGCCGTTGGTGCCGTCGTGGAGGGGTTTGTTGCTGCGTTGGCCGGTTTGGGCGTCGACGTAGGTGATGGTGCCGTTGTGGTTGACGACGTTCCAGGCGTGGGCGCGGCCGTTGTTGTCCTGGGTGACGATGACGGCTTGGGAGCCGTGGCCGTTGTTGCGGAGGGTGTTTTCGAGGCGGTTGAAGGCGTTGGGGCCGTTGCCGTAGTCGTTGAAGCGGGCGCCGAGGGTGTTTTCGATGCGGTTGCGGCCGTTGGTTTCGCCGTGGTCGGAGGGGGTGCCGTCGGGGTTGGTGTCGGGGGTGCGGTGGGCGGCGGCGGTGGGGTTGCCGGCGTAGGTGTCGGCGGCGGCGAGGGCGGCGTCGACGCAGTTGTTGTTGCGGCCGGGGGCGTCGGGGCCGGGGTTGTTGATGGTGTCGGCCCAGTGTGCGGGGGCCGGGGCGTGTTCGGGGGTGCCGTTGTCGTCTTTGGGGACGTTGTTTTCGACGTGTTGCTGGTGTTGGTCGGTGGGGCCTTCGAGGCCGCCGGGGCGCTCGCGGTTGCGGGTTTCGGAGGCCGGGGGATGCTCGGCCTTGTCCCGTTGGTCGTCCTGATCCGTCCGGTTGGAATGGTCGGCGTGGTCGGACCGGTCCTTGTTGTCGGACTCGTCGTGGTTGGCCCCGGGACCGTCCTTGTGCGCCGACGGGGCCTCGTTGCCTTCCGCGCTTTCCTCGGGGCGAGGAGCAC includes:
- a CDS encoding ArsR/SmtB family transcription factor, translating into MNGEARLLAPLVPTRGYFPDFLTPAEGLLGMDEALSALRETPAARLHDELSRLSTARPLPSWIRAMAEGETRPLGRLAGTLQRYYEAAVAPYWPRVQGRIEADRATRGRALLDGGADRLLASLPPMLRWRAPVLEADYPVDRDLHLNGRGLLLLPSYFCRRTPVTYHNPELTPVLVYPVEHQAPRLTPPPPPERSLGRLVGQTRSAILQGIGVGCTTSELARRVDVSLASASQHATVLREAGLLVTLRQGNAVLHTLTPLGAALLRGARPPEGAALERLG
- a CDS encoding Scr1 family TA system antitoxin-like transcriptional regulator; translation: MAACSIRRSGGRSVCCGFSVLSFAGPGAMDVAYIQVPRRPPWLEDGEGAAEHDELFEGIAQQARSESDSRAFIRHLSQGL
- a CDS encoding SUKH-4 family immunity protein translates to MLDNVRRHMTDAVFVDCLHLSAEEVVRQVLLGLGVSPEDASERRSSLWDAQGLISRDAVVLLANAQWAGRTITSTEPRRVLRMVAERFGSDDRRCLRAVVEGDIERTRVPHRRHLPEVLTGDGARTNGPGRDHEVERNRETGAIWQQRAAQLLATAETPRVSFPVWAALCNALEYQPDENEGELRELIAQYPDHLSVEVDEEGIENVGFIDPAVRLMAREESAISATDQRRVFRYLSLHTTPASPLARYAAQALPLHAALGGALDELLSDGEKLAGVERYGLLQGLAAGWPMGVPQGTLAADIHYLETQRVDPLSHGEWVSWLHWAAVNRGLHDVADGLARTGVEMPWRTLWSHHRPYGVFGTIEGEVGRVDQVRIQRRGEVPVAVMRRVVQYDDMGGPLNEQYVERAFTLDDGIEVGTETVVRVPHTQDTTSPPTEFQEDAARPAPRTPDINRRTKPAGRGRWVVGGQGGLYAVDVLHTADSETGRWGTGPYLGPVTSAATWQCPDEALAENAPSQSWLEKVFGTGSCRTIGDAALPDGLRNTAAREFLTTVGMPYLTGQIPFLSTLPLDEQGLLEFVWPDDATEPEADGPFYRLGSWMGGAVVLDGSSGSVLQDTESGYSTVLLASSIPQFLTVLGLYCEYRMSWLPTLAEALDARWSLREWAEDIDPATETGDHWDEVFEGDLDDLGSY